From the genome of Thermus antranikianii DSM 12462, one region includes:
- a CDS encoding MalY/PatB family protein — protein sequence MVLPPRKDSLKWGTYPEDVLPLWVADMDFPVAEPIQRAIRERAEGFLGYPPRDGDPELKALILEQTGLEGEVAFMPGVVVGLYGAVAAFTAPGQGVLTQVPVYPPFLAAIRQQRRTVLANPLRETEEGYRLDLEGLERLAYASRLLLFCHPQNPTGRVYSEEELSALAAIARKHDLIVVSDELHAPLTYEKPHVPLARFLPERTLTLLGPGKAYNLAGLPIGAVVGPRPLVEAFKRHLPHTFPNVLAMAAWKAALLEAGPWLRETLARLRANRDRVAAWAKEVGLGHFAPEGTYLAWFKTPIPQAASFFLKEARVALNPGENFGEGYDRYVRLNFATYPEVLEEALKRLAEALKKV from the coding sequence ATGGTGCTTCCCCCCCGCAAGGACTCGTTGAAGTGGGGCACCTACCCTGAGGACGTCCTGCCCCTTTGGGTGGCGGACATGGACTTCCCCGTGGCCGAGCCCATCCAGAGGGCCATACGGGAAAGGGCCGAGGGCTTTTTGGGCTACCCGCCACGGGATGGGGACCCGGAACTCAAGGCCCTCATCCTGGAACAAACGGGCTTAGAAGGGGAGGTGGCCTTCATGCCCGGGGTGGTGGTGGGGCTCTACGGGGCGGTGGCCGCCTTCACCGCACCCGGGCAGGGGGTCTTGACCCAGGTCCCCGTATACCCCCCGTTTCTGGCCGCCATCCGCCAGCAAAGGCGCACGGTTCTGGCCAACCCCTTACGGGAAACAGAGGAGGGGTACAGGCTGGACCTCGAGGGCCTGGAGCGCCTGGCCTATGCCAGCAGGCTCCTCCTCTTCTGCCACCCGCAAAACCCCACGGGAAGGGTCTACAGCGAGGAGGAGCTTTCCGCCCTGGCCGCCATCGCCCGCAAGCACGACCTCATCGTGGTTTCCGATGAGCTCCACGCCCCTTTGACCTACGAGAAGCCCCACGTGCCCCTGGCCCGCTTCCTCCCCGAGCGCACCCTCACCCTGCTGGGTCCGGGAAAGGCTTATAACCTGGCTGGACTGCCCATAGGGGCGGTGGTGGGGCCTAGGCCCCTGGTGGAGGCCTTCAAGCGCCACCTGCCCCACACCTTCCCCAACGTGTTGGCCATGGCCGCCTGGAAGGCCGCCCTGCTGGAGGCTGGACCCTGGCTTCGGGAAACCCTAGCCCGGCTTAGGGCCAACCGCGACCGGGTGGCGGCCTGGGCCAAGGAGGTGGGCCTCGGGCACTTCGCTCCGGAGGGCACCTACCTGGCCTGGTTCAAAACCCCCATTCCCCAGGCGGCCTCCTTCTTCCTCAAGGAGGCCCGGGTGGCCCTGAACCCCGGGGAAAACTTCGGGGAAGGATACGACCGCTACGTGCGCCTCAACTTCGCCACCTACCCCGAGGTGCTGGAGGAAGCCCTGAAGCGCCTTGCCGAGGCTCTAAAGAAAGTGTAA
- a CDS encoding Hsp20/alpha crystallin family protein, whose amino-acid sequence MALVRRDVRPAEITPFRTWGPFSLLEEANRLFEEVLGDFVRPVATYVAPADLYETDEALVLEMAVPGLAPEDLEVSLEGSKLTVRGQVKPAEEVKVRRYYLQEIPHGSFVRTFTLPVEVDASQAKAEFRHGILRLTLPKVAEARAKRIPIEVVQ is encoded by the coding sequence ATGGCCCTGGTTCGTAGGGATGTGCGCCCTGCGGAGATTACCCCCTTCCGCACCTGGGGTCCTTTCTCCCTGCTGGAGGAGGCCAACCGGCTCTTTGAGGAAGTTCTGGGCGACTTCGTTCGGCCCGTGGCCACCTACGTGGCTCCGGCCGACCTCTACGAGACCGACGAGGCCTTGGTCCTGGAGATGGCGGTGCCGGGCCTGGCTCCCGAGGACCTGGAGGTGAGCCTCGAGGGGAGCAAGCTCACCGTACGGGGCCAGGTGAAGCCCGCCGAGGAGGTTAAGGTGCGCCGCTATTACCTGCAGGAGATCCCCCACGGCTCCTTCGTGCGCACCTTCACCCTCCCCGTGGAGGTGGATGCCTCCCAGGCCAAGGCGGAGTTCCGCCACGGGATCCTGCGCCTCACCCTGCCCAAGGTGGCCGAGGCCCGGGCCAAGCGGATCCCCATCGAGGTGGTCCAGTAA
- a CDS encoding sulfurtransferase → MEIPPEAVLVDTRPRAAYEAGHLPGARHLDLSAPRLRLREEAELKALEAGLTDLFQELGLRSPVVLYDEGLTSRLCRTAFFLGLGGLEVELWTEGWEPYATEREEPKPERSDTIARLRRDWLLTADEAARHPLLLDVRSPEEHQGKVHPPCCPKGGRIPGSRNAPLELFLEPDKVLKRLGLEPGQEVGVYCHSGARSAVAFFVLRSLGVRARNYLGSMHEWLGEGLPTEP, encoded by the coding sequence ATGGAGATCCCTCCTGAAGCCGTCTTGGTGGACACCCGGCCCAGGGCTGCCTACGAGGCAGGCCACCTGCCAGGCGCCCGCCACCTGGACCTTTCCGCCCCCAGGCTCCGCCTGCGGGAAGAGGCGGAGCTCAAGGCTCTCGAGGCCGGCCTCACCGACCTGTTCCAGGAACTTGGATTAAGAAGCCCGGTGGTCCTCTACGATGAGGGGCTCACCAGCCGCCTTTGCCGCACGGCCTTCTTCCTGGGCCTTGGGGGGCTAGAGGTGGAGCTTTGGACGGAGGGTTGGGAACCCTACGCCACCGAACGGGAAGAGCCCAAGCCCGAGCGCTCGGACACCATAGCCCGCCTCAGGCGAGACTGGCTCCTCACCGCAGACGAAGCGGCCAGGCACCCCCTTCTTTTGGATGTGCGAAGCCCCGAGGAGCACCAAGGTAAGGTCCATCCCCCCTGCTGCCCTAAGGGAGGACGGATCCCGGGGAGCCGGAATGCTCCCCTGGAGCTCTTCCTGGAGCCGGATAAGGTGCTAAAGCGGCTTGGCCTGGAGCCGGGACAGGAGGTGGGGGTCTACTGCCACTCCGGGGCCCGGAGCGCCGTGGCCTTCTTCGTGCTGAGAAGCCTCGGGGTGCGGGCCAGGAACTACCTGGGCTCCATGCACGAGTGGTTAGGGGAGGGCCTTCCCACCGAGCCATGA
- a CDS encoding MBL fold metallo-hydrolase: protein MRVYCLSVGPLQENTYLVEGKEGAVLIDPGDEVERILALLESTGLTPKAILLTHAHFDHVGAVAPLVKALSLPVFLHPLDLPLYRHAAEAARMWGLAIPDPPLPVEPLEEGQVLYGFTVWHLPGHSPGHVAFIHPGEAGEPPRVLSGDLLFKGSIGRYDLPGANREDLFRSLKRLLTLPPQTEVYPGHGPSTTLALEAKTNPFLLGLEWET from the coding sequence ATGAGGGTCTATTGCCTGAGCGTGGGCCCTCTCCAGGAAAACACCTACCTGGTGGAGGGGAAGGAGGGGGCGGTGCTCATAGACCCCGGGGACGAGGTGGAAAGGATTCTGGCCCTTTTGGAGTCCACGGGGTTAACGCCCAAGGCCATCCTCCTCACCCACGCCCACTTCGACCACGTGGGAGCGGTGGCCCCCTTGGTGAAGGCCCTGTCCCTGCCGGTCTTCCTCCACCCCTTGGACCTTCCCCTTTATCGGCATGCGGCGGAGGCGGCCCGCATGTGGGGCCTTGCCATCCCCGACCCTCCCCTCCCGGTAGAGCCTCTGGAAGAGGGGCAGGTCCTTTACGGCTTCACCGTCTGGCACCTTCCCGGCCATAGCCCCGGCCATGTGGCCTTCATCCATCCCGGCGAGGCCGGGGAACCCCCCCGGGTCCTTTCCGGGGATCTCCTCTTCAAAGGAAGCATCGGCCGCTACGACCTGCCAGGGGCAAACCGGGAGGACCTTTTCCGCTCCTTAAAGCGCCTCCTCACCCTGCCCCCACAAACGGAGGTCTACCCGGGGCATGGGCCCAGCACTACCCTGGCCCTCGAGGCCAAGACCAACCCCTTCCTCCTAGGGTTAGAATGGGAAACGTGA
- a CDS encoding zinc ribbon domain-containing protein: MGNVNGADAPHRGQLEALKALYDLQEKDLEIDRLQKEAETLPEDLVSVKAQVEALEDRLADLLERQAELRKEYHRHSLDIEDLTAKEKQAEAEQRQAQSAREQTQYENRIQQIKDRIKELLELSTPIMEAMENLENEIQEVEAQLAALKPRLEELLEANRVRVEALKAEIAVRLEERSLMAQAIPAPVLKEYEAIRRARKGTGIARMHRQGQVFRCEGCNVVLPTHVAQKVVQGQLVRCPSCGRLLWKGEG, from the coding sequence ATGGGAAACGTGAACGGGGCGGATGCTCCCCACAGGGGACAGCTTGAGGCGCTCAAGGCTCTTTATGACCTGCAGGAAAAGGACCTGGAGATAGACCGATTGCAAAAGGAGGCGGAAACCCTCCCCGAGGACCTGGTTTCCGTGAAGGCCCAGGTGGAGGCCCTGGAAGACCGGCTTGCCGACCTCCTGGAGCGCCAGGCAGAGCTCCGCAAGGAGTACCACCGCCACAGCTTGGACATCGAGGACCTCACCGCCAAGGAAAAACAGGCGGAGGCTGAACAGCGCCAGGCCCAAAGCGCCCGCGAGCAGACCCAGTACGAGAACCGCATCCAGCAGATCAAGGACCGCATCAAAGAGCTCCTGGAGCTTTCCACCCCCATCATGGAGGCCATGGAGAACCTGGAAAACGAGATCCAGGAGGTGGAAGCCCAGCTGGCGGCTTTAAAGCCCCGCCTGGAAGAACTCTTGGAGGCCAACCGGGTAAGGGTGGAGGCCCTAAAAGCCGAGATCGCCGTCAGGCTGGAGGAGCGCTCCCTCATGGCCCAGGCCATCCCTGCCCCTGTCCTGAAGGAGTACGAGGCCATTCGCCGGGCCCGCAAGGGCACCGGTATCGCCCGCATGCACCGCCAGGGCCAGGTCTTCCGTTGCGAAGGGTGCAACGTGGTCCTGCCCACCCACGTGGCGCAAAAAGTGGTACAGGGGCAGCTGGTGCGCTGCCCCTCCTGCGGCCGGCTCCTCTGGAAGGGGGAAGGTTAG
- a CDS encoding OsmC family protein: MPVRKANAVWEGGLRSGKGLMRLQSQTFEGPYSFPSRFEEGPGTNPEELIAAAHAGCFSMALAASLEREGFPPKRVSTEARVHLEMVEGKATITRIELVTEVEVPGITPEKFQEIAQAAKEGCPVSRALGAVREITLEARLA, translated from the coding sequence ATGCCGGTAAGAAAGGCCAATGCGGTATGGGAGGGAGGTTTGCGGAGCGGCAAGGGGTTGATGCGGCTGCAAAGCCAGACCTTTGAAGGGCCCTATTCCTTCCCCTCCCGCTTTGAGGAGGGGCCGGGAACCAACCCCGAGGAGCTCATCGCCGCTGCCCATGCGGGGTGCTTCTCCATGGCCCTGGCGGCCTCGCTGGAACGGGAGGGGTTTCCCCCCAAGCGGGTTTCCACCGAGGCCCGGGTGCACCTGGAGATGGTGGAGGGAAAGGCCACCATCACGCGGATTGAGCTCGTTACCGAGGTGGAGGTGCCAGGGATAACCCCGGAGAAGTTCCAGGAAATCGCCCAGGCGGCCAAGGAAGGGTGCCCGGTTTCCCGGGCCCTGGGGGCAGTGAGGGAGATTACCCTCGAGGCCCGCTTGGCCTAA
- a CDS encoding metalloenzyme produces the protein MLFLFVDGLGLGEALQGLFPLLLELSPKALDATLGVEGLPQSGTGQTTLLTGVNAARLLGHHQGPFPSPRLRPLLRQSLYAWAKEAGLRVLHANAYRPEYLKRATGGRRLMLSAFAQAALLAGYPLLPLGHPLALPPAFWEDPYGVGAKMAALTRSFDLVVLEYWALDLAAHRHPDTLPDRFRELSLFLKGFLEEGGTLLLTSDHGNAEEPWHPKHTRNPVPLVYTGETPFWPQDLVGVFPWLQVIITSKLTKSDRNT, from the coding sequence GTGCTCTTCCTCTTTGTGGACGGCCTGGGCCTAGGGGAGGCCTTGCAGGGCCTCTTCCCCCTTCTTTTGGAACTCTCTCCCAAGGCCCTGGACGCCACCTTGGGGGTGGAGGGCCTGCCCCAGTCGGGTACGGGCCAAACCACGCTCCTCACCGGGGTCAACGCCGCTAGGCTCTTAGGCCACCACCAGGGGCCTTTCCCGAGCCCCAGGCTCAGGCCCCTTCTTCGGCAAAGCCTTTACGCCTGGGCCAAAGAGGCCGGCCTCAGGGTCCTGCACGCCAACGCCTACCGCCCGGAATACCTGAAGCGGGCCACGGGGGGAAGGAGGCTTATGCTTTCCGCCTTCGCCCAGGCGGCCCTCCTGGCAGGCTACCCCCTTCTGCCCTTAGGCCACCCCCTGGCACTCCCCCCTGCCTTCTGGGAGGATCCCTACGGGGTGGGGGCCAAAATGGCGGCCTTGACCCGAAGTTTCGACCTGGTGGTCCTGGAGTACTGGGCCCTGGACCTGGCCGCCCACCGCCATCCGGATACCCTTCCCGATCGCTTCCGCGAGCTTTCCCTGTTCCTGAAGGGCTTTCTGGAGGAAGGAGGCACCCTCCTCCTCACCTCCGACCACGGAAACGCCGAGGAGCCCTGGCACCCCAAGCACACCCGAAACCCCGTACCCCTGGTGTATACCGGGGAAACCCCCTTCTGGCCGCAGGATCTCGTGGGGGTGTTCCCCTGGCTGCAAGTGATTATCACTTCTAAACTTACAAAATCCGACCGGAATACTTGA
- a CDS encoding iron ABC transporter substrate-binding protein, with product MQLRRFATLIGLAALGLAFAQQQTLTIYSGRGQSLVEPLVKQFQTETGIRVQVRYGTDAQILAALQEEGSRSPADVFWANTAGALGQAASKGLLRPLGDTLLRQPLAFVPASKAWVPVTLRLRVLAYNPQKLKPEELPASILDLPRFAQEKDLVGRVGWTPTYSSFQDMVAGMIALYGEGRTREWLSAMKALNPKGYASNPAMLDAIRAGEIDLGSTNHYYVVRFRRAGYNLGLHYFKDGDPGNLALVTGAGILKTSKNLVAANRFLTYLLSPKGQQYFAGTVGEYPLVKGVVADAHLLPLEEALAKSPKLDFEKLPLDQALRLLRELGIL from the coding sequence ATGCAGCTTAGAAGGTTCGCTACCCTGATCGGCCTTGCGGCTTTAGGACTGGCCTTCGCCCAGCAGCAGACCCTAACCATCTACTCCGGGCGGGGGCAGAGCTTGGTGGAACCCTTGGTGAAGCAGTTCCAGACGGAAACGGGTATCCGGGTCCAGGTGCGCTACGGCACCGACGCCCAGATCCTGGCGGCCTTGCAGGAGGAAGGAAGCCGTTCCCCGGCGGATGTCTTCTGGGCCAACACCGCGGGCGCCCTGGGCCAGGCGGCAAGCAAAGGGCTCTTAAGACCTCTGGGGGACACCCTCCTCAGGCAACCCCTGGCCTTCGTGCCCGCCTCCAAGGCCTGGGTGCCGGTGACCCTGCGCCTGAGGGTGCTGGCCTATAACCCCCAGAAGCTTAAGCCGGAAGAGCTTCCCGCGAGCATCCTGGACCTCCCCCGCTTCGCCCAGGAAAAGGACCTGGTGGGCCGGGTGGGCTGGACCCCCACCTACTCCAGCTTCCAGGACATGGTGGCGGGGATGATCGCCCTCTACGGGGAAGGCAGAACCCGGGAGTGGCTTTCCGCCATGAAGGCCCTAAACCCCAAGGGCTACGCCTCCAACCCGGCCATGCTGGACGCCATCCGCGCCGGGGAGATCGACCTCGGCTCCACCAACCATTACTACGTGGTGCGCTTCCGCCGGGCCGGGTACAACCTGGGGCTGCACTACTTTAAGGACGGGGACCCCGGCAACCTGGCCTTGGTCACGGGAGCGGGCATCCTCAAGACCTCCAAGAACCTGGTGGCCGCAAACCGCTTCCTCACCTACCTGCTTTCCCCGAAGGGGCAGCAGTACTTCGCGGGCACGGTGGGGGAATACCCCTTGGTGAAGGGAGTGGTGGCCGATGCCCACCTCCTGCCCCTCGAGGAGGCCCTGGCGAAAAGCCCCAAGCTGGACTTTGAGAAGCTCCCCCTGGACCAGGCCCTAAGGCTCCTAAGGGAACTGGGGATTCTCTAG
- a CDS encoding ABC transporter permease: protein MTSARRLHQLPGLLPFLVPALLTGGGVALPLLYLALRALEADPETLRDILLRPKNLELVKNTLSLLFGVLLFTTLIALPLAFLTTRTDLKGKRLFSILLTLPLAIPGYVGAYVILSATGPGGILPLPRLEGYWGALLVLSLITYPYLFLGLRAAFLGLDPSLEEAARTLGVGPLRAFFQVVFPQLLPALLSGYLVVGLHVLGDFGTVSLLRYETFSYAIYLQYSAAFDRVYAAWLALFLLLFTGGLLLLEGTFLRRLSLARTGKGSGKKARPVRLGRFTPWAYLLLLLPVLLALVLPLYALFHLASRFPREHLTGLWEALSHSAMAAIPASLLAVGMAMPIAYLAVRYPSPASRFLERLGYLGYTVPPLAFALAWIFFSLKGLPFLYGTLPLLILVLAFHFLAEGLGPVRGALYQVPRRLEEAARTLGDTPARAFFRVTFPLLWRGAVAGGALAFIGAVKELPITLLLAPMGYSTLSTQVFGYTQEAMFAEAAPFALAIALLSAAFVGVLLWSERRF from the coding sequence ATGACCAGCGCAAGAAGGCTCCACCAACTTCCCGGGCTCCTGCCCTTCCTGGTGCCCGCCCTCCTCACGGGGGGCGGGGTGGCCCTTCCCCTCCTCTACCTAGCCTTAAGGGCCCTGGAGGCCGATCCTGAAACCCTTCGGGATATCCTCCTCCGTCCCAAGAACCTGGAGCTGGTGAAGAACACCCTTTCCCTCCTCTTCGGGGTCCTCCTTTTCACCACCCTCATCGCCCTGCCCCTGGCCTTCCTCACCACCCGCACCGACCTCAAGGGGAAGCGCCTCTTCTCCATCCTCCTCACCCTGCCCCTGGCCATCCCCGGCTACGTGGGGGCCTACGTGATCCTTTCGGCCACGGGGCCCGGGGGAATCCTCCCCCTGCCGCGCCTCGAGGGGTACTGGGGGGCGCTTTTGGTCCTCTCCCTCATCACCTACCCCTACCTCTTTCTGGGTTTGCGGGCTGCTTTTTTGGGGCTGGACCCCAGCTTGGAGGAAGCCGCCCGAACCCTGGGCGTGGGACCCTTAAGAGCCTTTTTCCAAGTGGTCTTTCCCCAGCTCCTCCCCGCCCTCCTTTCGGGTTACCTGGTGGTGGGCCTCCACGTCCTGGGAGACTTCGGCACCGTGAGCCTCCTTCGCTACGAAACCTTCTCCTACGCCATTTACCTTCAGTACAGCGCCGCCTTTGACCGGGTGTACGCCGCCTGGCTGGCCCTTTTCCTCCTCCTCTTTACTGGAGGGCTTCTCCTTTTGGAAGGTACCTTCCTTCGCCGCCTTAGCCTGGCCCGTACGGGAAAGGGCAGCGGGAAAAAGGCTAGGCCCGTGCGCCTGGGCAGGTTCACCCCCTGGGCGTACCTCCTACTCCTCCTCCCCGTCCTCCTGGCCCTGGTCCTCCCCCTCTACGCCCTTTTCCACCTGGCAAGCCGCTTTCCCCGGGAACACCTCACCGGGCTTTGGGAAGCCCTCTCCCACTCCGCCATGGCCGCCATCCCCGCCTCCCTCCTGGCCGTGGGCATGGCCATGCCCATCGCCTACCTGGCGGTGCGCTACCCCTCACCGGCCTCCCGCTTCCTGGAAAGGCTGGGCTATCTGGGCTACACCGTTCCCCCTTTGGCCTTTGCCCTGGCCTGGATCTTCTTCAGCTTGAAAGGCCTCCCCTTCCTCTACGGCACCCTACCCCTCCTCATCCTGGTTTTGGCCTTCCACTTCCTGGCCGAGGGCCTGGGGCCGGTGCGGGGGGCGCTTTACCAGGTGCCAAGGCGCCTCGAGGAAGCAGCGAGGACCCTGGGGGACACCCCGGCGCGGGCCTTCTTCCGCGTCACCTTTCCCCTCCTCTGGCGAGGAGCGGTGGCGGGAGGGGCCTTGGCCTTCATCGGGGCGGTGAAGGAGCTTCCCATCACCCTCCTCCTCGCTCCCATGGGGTACAGCACCCTTTCCACCCAGGTTTTCGGCTACACTCAGGAAGCCATGTTCGCCGAGGCCGCCCCCTTTGCCCTAGCCATCGCCCTCCTCTCGGCGGCCTTTGTGGGGGTGTTGCTTTGGAGCGAGCGCCGCTTCTAA
- a CDS encoding ABC transporter ATP-binding protein, translated as MERAPLLILEGIVKRFGELEVLKGIDLEVYPGEILALLGPSGCGKTTLLRVVAGLENPEAGRIFLEGKEITSLPPEKRGIGFVFQDYALFPHLTALGNVAFGLKGKDRYEKAKKALERVGMTLFQDRKPGELSGGQQQRIALARALAPGPKLVLLDEPFSSLDASLKASTREEVRKILKETGTTALLVTHDQEEALSFADRLGVMRGGRLEQVGTPEEVYLKPKTPFVAQFLGRTNLLPGEGFGRYAETCLGPVPLAEPAHGPLLLSLRPEALRLLPPETPEGALGQVLAREFKGHDLTYRVRLFSPEKEILVQEGPESPFRVGDRVRLKVVGKGVALEGHSSKAPVGAD; from the coding sequence TTGGAGCGAGCGCCGCTTCTAATCCTGGAAGGCATCGTCAAGCGCTTCGGGGAGCTCGAGGTGCTTAAGGGAATCGACCTCGAGGTCTACCCCGGGGAGATCCTGGCCCTTTTGGGGCCCTCGGGCTGCGGCAAGACCACCCTCTTGAGGGTAGTGGCCGGGTTGGAAAACCCGGAGGCAGGGCGGATTTTCCTGGAGGGCAAGGAGATCACCTCCCTGCCCCCGGAAAAGCGGGGCATCGGTTTTGTCTTCCAGGACTATGCCCTTTTCCCCCACCTCACCGCCTTGGGCAACGTGGCCTTCGGCCTTAAGGGGAAAGACCGCTACGAGAAAGCCAAGAAGGCCCTGGAGCGGGTGGGCATGACCCTCTTCCAGGACCGCAAGCCCGGGGAGCTTTCCGGAGGGCAGCAGCAGCGCATCGCCCTGGCCCGGGCCCTGGCCCCGGGGCCGAAGCTGGTCCTCTTGGACGAACCCTTTTCCAGCCTGGACGCCAGCCTCAAGGCCAGCACCCGGGAGGAAGTGCGCAAGATCCTCAAGGAAACGGGCACCACCGCCCTCCTGGTCACCCACGACCAGGAGGAGGCCCTCTCCTTCGCTGACCGCCTGGGGGTGATGCGGGGAGGAAGGCTAGAGCAGGTGGGTACCCCCGAGGAGGTCTACCTCAAGCCCAAGACCCCCTTTGTGGCCCAGTTTCTGGGGCGCACCAACCTGCTTCCGGGGGAGGGATTCGGCCGGTATGCGGAGACCTGCCTGGGCCCTGTGCCCCTGGCGGAGCCCGCCCACGGACCCCTTCTCCTCTCCCTGCGCCCCGAGGCCCTAAGGCTTCTTCCCCCCGAAACCCCGGAGGGCGCCCTGGGACAGGTGCTGGCCCGGGAGTTCAAGGGGCACGACCTCACCTACCGGGTGCGCCTCTTCTCCCCGGAGAAGGAGATCCTGGTGCAGGAGGGACCGGAAAGCCCCTTCCGCGTGGGGGACCGGGTGCGGCTCAAGGTGGTGGGAAAGGGCGTGGCCCTCGAGGGGCATTCCTCCAAGGCCCCGGTGGGTGCGGATTAA
- the truA gene encoding tRNA pseudouridine(38-40) synthase TruA yields the protein MRRILILTEYDGTHFAGLQRQRPGLRTVQGELERILPEIGALPKAVAAGRTDAGVHALAMPFHFDLLSRIPTERIPEALNRLLPEDLKVIAAKEVAPDFHARKDALWRAYLYRILLRPHPSPLLRHRALWIRHPLDLAAVREALAHLPGRHSFLGFAKEEVRAGERELYEARMEEVEGEAGRELRFYFRGQSFLRGQVRGMVGTLLEVGLGKRSPDSIRLILQTQDRSQAGPSAPPQGLYFLEAAYPPEKLTPR from the coding sequence GTGCGCCGCATCCTGATCCTCACCGAGTACGACGGCACCCATTTCGCTGGGCTTCAGCGCCAGCGACCGGGCCTGCGCACCGTGCAGGGCGAGCTGGAAAGGATTTTGCCGGAAATCGGGGCCCTGCCCAAAGCGGTGGCCGCAGGCCGCACCGACGCTGGGGTGCATGCCCTGGCCATGCCCTTCCACTTTGACCTCTTAAGCAGGATTCCCACGGAAAGGATCCCCGAGGCCCTGAACCGCCTTCTCCCTGAGGACCTGAAGGTGATCGCCGCCAAGGAGGTGGCCCCAGACTTCCATGCCCGCAAGGACGCCCTTTGGCGGGCTTACCTTTACCGCATCCTCCTGAGGCCCCACCCCTCCCCCCTCCTCCGCCACCGGGCCCTTTGGATCCGCCACCCCCTGGACCTCGCCGCCGTGCGGGAAGCCCTCGCCCACCTCCCGGGCCGGCACAGCTTCCTGGGCTTCGCCAAGGAAGAAGTGCGGGCAGGGGAAAGGGAGCTTTACGAGGCCCGCATGGAGGAGGTGGAAGGGGAAGCAGGTAGGGAGCTACGCTTCTACTTCCGGGGCCAAAGCTTTCTGAGGGGCCAGGTGCGGGGGATGGTGGGAACCCTCCTCGAGGTGGGCTTGGGCAAGCGCTCCCCGGATAGCATCCGGCTCATCCTGCAAACCCAGGACCGGAGCCAAGCGGGCCCCTCGGCGCCGCCCCAGGGGTTATATTTCCTCGAGGCCGCCTACCCCCCGGAAAAACTAACCCCTCGGTAG
- a CDS encoding ABC transporter permease, with protein MATQALKAKPRTFFGLFWRRLRRHKMAMAGLVVIVLLILMAIFAPWIAPYDPTAQPTGEDVGQYYFNPPSREHLLGTDDLGRDVLSRIIYGSRISLLVGFAVAFSSVILGTIMGTLAGYYSGRPLRFYLGPLRREREGFYPWSFALWRVFSWFLYYGVLYLALSIAWTLARDGIHAGSVGSYLGFGLALVLVLWAAWYGLKGEIRLDLDVAISRLIDFMLTIPTLPLLLVLSALLRDPGVKVGQWAQELFGDAASVFIIITILVLFGWLGTARLVRGNILSLREQDYATAAQALGASDARIMFRHLVPNTLAPLIVQATLQIGGAILVEAALSFLGFGIQPPVATWGNMLTNAQEYIFTAPWLALPPGFMIFITVLAFNYLGDGLRDALDPRSRL; from the coding sequence ATGGCAACGCAAGCTTTGAAAGCCAAGCCCCGGACCTTCTTCGGCCTTTTCTGGCGCCGCTTAAGGCGGCACAAGATGGCCATGGCCGGGTTGGTGGTCATCGTTCTCCTGATCCTCATGGCCATCTTTGCTCCCTGGATCGCCCCCTATGATCCCACTGCCCAGCCCACGGGTGAGGATGTAGGCCAGTACTACTTCAATCCCCCTTCCCGGGAGCACCTTTTGGGCACCGATGACCTGGGCCGGGATGTGCTCTCCCGCATCATCTACGGTTCCCGCATCTCCCTTTTGGTGGGCTTCGCCGTGGCCTTTTCCAGCGTCATCCTGGGTACCATCATGGGCACCCTGGCGGGGTACTATTCGGGCCGGCCCTTGCGGTTTTACCTGGGGCCCCTAAGGCGGGAGCGGGAGGGATTTTATCCCTGGAGCTTCGCCCTGTGGCGGGTTTTTTCCTGGTTCCTCTACTACGGGGTTCTGTACCTGGCCCTTTCCATCGCCTGGACCTTAGCCAGGGATGGGATCCATGCGGGAAGCGTGGGAAGCTATCTGGGCTTTGGGCTCGCCCTGGTCCTGGTGCTTTGGGCGGCCTGGTATGGGCTTAAGGGGGAGATCCGCCTGGATTTGGACGTGGCCATAAGCCGCCTCATCGACTTCATGCTCACCATTCCTACCCTGCCCCTTCTTCTGGTGCTCTCCGCCTTATTGCGCGACCCTGGGGTAAAGGTGGGGCAGTGGGCCCAGGAGCTCTTCGGCGATGCGGCCAGCGTTTTCATCATCATCACCATCCTGGTGCTTTTCGGTTGGTTGGGCACGGCCCGGCTGGTGCGGGGGAATATCCTTTCCTTGAGGGAGCAGGACTACGCCACCGCCGCCCAGGCCCTGGGGGCAAGCGATGCCAGGATCATGTTCCGGCATCTTGTGCCCAACACCTTGGCTCCCCTCATCGTGCAGGCCACCCTGCAGATCGGCGGGGCCATTTTGGTGGAAGCGGCCCTTTCCTTCCTGGGCTTTGGCATCCAGCCCCCGGTGGCCACCTGGGGCAACATGCTCACCAATGCCCAGGAGTATATCTTCACCGCTCCTTGGCTAGCCTTGCCCCCGGGGTTCATGATCTTCATCACCGTCTTGGCCTTTAACTACCTGGGGGATGGGCTTCGGGATGCTTTGGATCCGAGGAGCCGTCTCTGA